The window GAAGCCCAAACGCAACGGCTCTTTGGCATCGTCACCGACTAGCGTCAGCTCAACGGCACCACCCTTGGCAAAACCATCTCGCTGCACGGGACCGACGGTCAATTCACCAGGGATGCCCAAGCGATCGCAAAGCGTTTCAATGGTGCCTTTAAGAGCAAAGAAGTCTTCGCCGGCAATCAATCCAATGTGATAAGTCTCATCCGGCAGCAACGCGCTGTCGCTTCCCGCCGGTGCGGGCAAGTAAACGTGAGCGATCTCGAACAAGTCCGCGACCAAACTGGCCGAAGCCCAGTTCGCGGCGCGGCTTTGCAGCAAACTTGGAATCAACGATCGTCGCAATGTCCGGGCACCTTCTAACATCGACGTGCGAGTTTGCAGTGCAGGCAACTCCGTCCAAGGCGAGATCATCTGATCCAGCTTTTCGGTGACCACACTTGGCGTCATCGCTTCGCTGATTCCAGCCGCGGTCAACACACCACGAATGCGTTCCATCGCCGTGTCAAAACGACGCTTGCTGCTAGGAGCAACTGGAATCGGAGAGTCCTCCGGGATCTGATCGTAGCCGTGAATTCGTGCGACCTCTTCGATCAAATCGACCTCGCGAGTCAAATCATGACGCCAGCTTGGAGGGACGCACTGCAACCCATCAGCGAAGGCGGAAACCTCGCAACCGAGCGAACGCAAGATTTTGTCCAGCTCCGCGGTTTCGATTTCCAAACCCAACAATGCCGCCACTCTTTTGGGACGCAGCAACACGGTCTCGCGAGCGGGAATCTCCGGCGCGGTGTCGATGACGCCCGGTGCCACCGATCCACCAGCGATCTCGGTGATCAACTGACACGCTCGGCGACTGGCCCAATCAATCCCAACTGGATCCACGCGACGTTCAAACCGGAACGACGATGGACTGTGCAGCTTCAATCGACGCGCCGTTCGGCGAACTGACAGCGGCACAAACTCAGCAGCTTCCAAAACGATGTCGGCCGTCGCTTCGGTGACTTCCGAAGATGCTCCGCCCATCACACCGCCAACGGCCAACGCGGCGGACGAATCCGCGATCACGCAAGTCGAATCATTCAGGTCGTAATTGCGGTGATCGATGGCCTCGAGTTGTTCCTTCTCTTTGCCTGGGCGAACAACGATTTTGCCCTCGCCGACTTTCGCGAGATCGAACGCGTGAAGCGGTTGGCCACATTCCATCATCACGTAATTGGTCACGTCGACGACGTTGTTGACCACGCCAATGCCAACGGCCTTCAACGACTCCTGCAACCACTCGGGGCTGTCGCCGACCTTGACGCCGCGAATCACTCGAGCGGTGTAGCGAGGGCAGGCTTCGGGCATCTCATTGGTAACTGCAAGCGAATCATCCACCGCCGAGCCGGACTCTTGGTATTCGATCGTTGGGATCTTCAGCTTTTGATCCGTGAGTGCCGCTATCTCACGAGCCACACCAATGTGCCCCAGGCAATCACCGCGGTTGCTGGTGACTTCCAAATCGATTACGACATCGCCGTCGACGGTCTCGCTGCCTTCGTGATTCAACCCAGACAGACTGAGCCGATCAACCAACTCATCGTGGGACAGCGTCATGTCAACGTATCGCGACAACCATTTCCAAGAAACAAGCATGAGAGCGAAGTGGGCAGAAGTTGAAGTCGGAAGGGAATATGTTGCTAGGCATCACAGAACGTGGCGTCGACTGTGTCTTCACACGAGCGAAAGCCGGTAGCCGGATTCGCCAGAATTCGGACCGCGAGTTGCTTCTTCAAAGTCAGTCGACTGAAGCTAAACCCAGCTCGCGCCAACCACGTTCCGAATACTCAAAACTGTTTCAAGAATCGCAAGTCGCCGCTGTACAAGTCACGAATGTCGGTGATTCCGTGACGTCGCATGCACAGGCGTTCGACGCCGAGCCCGAAGGCGAATCCGCTGACCTTTTCTGGGTCATAACCAACGGCAGCGAACACGTTGGGATCGATCATCCCGGCACCGCCAAATTCAATCCACGTTCCGTTCCACAGGAAGTCGACTTCGACGCTGGGTTCGGTGAACGGGAAGAACGATGGGCGGAAGCGAATCTCAACGTCTTCGCCAAGATAGTTGTTCGCGAAAACACGCAGGACGGTCTTCAAGTTGGCCATCGTCACGTTCGTGTCGACCAGCAACCCTTCCATCTGATGGAACATCGGAAAGTGCGTCGCGTCCGGTGCGTCGGGTCGATAGACACGTCCGAGCGAAATGATTCGGATCGGCGGCTCAACCTGTTTCATCACGCGAATCTGAACCGTGCTGGTTTGGCTCCGCAGCAACTGAGAGCCTTCATCACCGGCACTCACTGAGCTTTTGCCCGACGGATCTTTCGCGGTCGCCAGATAGAAGTTGTCCAGTGGATCACGAGCGGGGTGATCTTCCGGGATGTTCAACGCGACGAAGTTGTGCCAGGGATCTTCGACTTCGGGACCTTCGGCAACCTCAAATCCCATCCGCCCCATGATCTCAGTCAGGTGACTGATCGTTTGGGTGATCGGGTGAATGTGCCCGAGCGACGGCCGAGTTCCAGGCAGGGTAGGGTCGAAGGTTGGGTCCGCCCCTGAATCATCCCCTCCGGAAAGGTTCTGCTGGGCGTCTTCGAACGCAGCGTTGATGGCCGACTTGACGGCATTCAGCTTCGCGCCGGCGGCAGGCTTGTCAGCCTTTTCGATCCCGCCGAGCATTTTTTGAATGTCTTTGAGCTGACCTTTCTTGGCACCCAAAAACGTCACGCGAGCTTCCTCGAGCGCTGCCGCATCGGAAGCCGAAGTGAACGCGGAATCAGCGTCCGACTGGAGTTGATCCAGCCGGGTGAGGAATTGATCGAGTGACATGATGGCGACTTAAGCTGCCAGAGTCTCTTTGACCTTGTCGCAAACCTGCTTGAAGCCGGCGGCGTCATGAATCGCCATTTCCGACAACGATTTGCGATCGAGTTGGATCCCGGCTTTGTTCAGGCCGTGGATGAACTCACTGTAGCGCAATCCGTGTTGCTTGACGGCGGCGTTGATCCGAATGATCCACAGCTTGCGGAATTCACGTTTACGGACGCGACGGTCGCGGAATGCGAATGCGCCCGAACGGAGCAGGGTTTCTTTGACGGTACGCGTCAGATTCCCGCGGCCACCGCGAAAACCTTTGGCTCGTTTAAAAAGACGCTTCTTAGATTGCCGGCGAGCGGCACCTTTGGTCGTACGCATCGAATTGAATTCCTAAATGCTGTGGTGATCTTTCGGGTCGTCCTGATTCAGGCCCCGGCAGAAAGAAAAGGTCAACGCGACCGTTCAATCTCCGAAGTTCCGCCCAACCAGGTGGCCGTAGGATTCCGTGGTGGAAATGAAGTGTAAGTCAGGTCGAATTAGTAGCTGTGGCCGTTCAGAGCTGCGTGAATGGTTGGTTCCATGCACTCAGCAACTGCGGTGGTTCCACGCAGGTTACGACGACGTTTTTTGCTCAAACCCTTGGCCAAGTGGCTGGTACCGCTTTGACGGTGCATCGCCTTGCCTTTGGCCGACAGACGGAACCGTTTTTTGGTCCCTTTGTGCGTTTTGATTTTGGTTCCCATGAGGGCATCAACACTGG of the Rhodopirellula baltica SH 1 genome contains:
- the pheT gene encoding phenylalanine--tRNA ligase subunit beta, giving the protein MLVSWKWLSRYVDMTLSHDELVDRLSLSGLNHEGSETVDGDVVIDLEVTSNRGDCLGHIGVAREIAALTDQKLKIPTIEYQESGSAVDDSLAVTNEMPEACPRYTARVIRGVKVGDSPEWLQESLKAVGIGVVNNVVDVTNYVMMECGQPLHAFDLAKVGEGKIVVRPGKEKEQLEAIDHRNYDLNDSTCVIADSSAALAVGGVMGGASSEVTEATADIVLEAAEFVPLSVRRTARRLKLHSPSSFRFERRVDPVGIDWASRRACQLITEIAGGSVAPGVIDTAPEIPARETVLLRPKRVAALLGLEIETAELDKILRSLGCEVSAFADGLQCVPPSWRHDLTREVDLIEEVARIHGYDQIPEDSPIPVAPSSKRRFDTAMERIRGVLTAAGISEAMTPSVVTEKLDQMISPWTELPALQTRTSMLEGARTLRRSLIPSLLQSRAANWASASLVADLFEIAHVYLPAPAGSDSALLPDETYHIGLIAGEDFFALKGTIETLCDRLGIPGELTVGPVQRDGFAKGGAVELTLVGDDAKEPLRLGFLGFVDGKLVKQWKLTGRVVAAELSADVLVNQSRLVPQQQAVSSFPSIQRDLNLVLPESVRWNELAGLVRKAAKERLADLTYRETYRNEKVDGPNKKRVLFSMELQSQTETLSGGDADSIINELVASCEKQLEAVLLR
- the pheS gene encoding phenylalanine--tRNA ligase subunit alpha; protein product: MSLDQFLTRLDQLQSDADSAFTSASDAAALEEARVTFLGAKKGQLKDIQKMLGGIEKADKPAAGAKLNAVKSAINAAFEDAQQNLSGGDDSGADPTFDPTLPGTRPSLGHIHPITQTISHLTEIMGRMGFEVAEGPEVEDPWHNFVALNIPEDHPARDPLDNFYLATAKDPSGKSSVSAGDEGSQLLRSQTSTVQIRVMKQVEPPIRIISLGRVYRPDAPDATHFPMFHQMEGLLVDTNVTMANLKTVLRVFANNYLGEDVEIRFRPSFFPFTEPSVEVDFLWNGTWIEFGGAGMIDPNVFAAVGYDPEKVSGFAFGLGVERLCMRRHGITDIRDLYSGDLRFLKQF
- the rplT gene encoding 50S ribosomal protein L20, with amino-acid sequence MRTTKGAARRQSKKRLFKRAKGFRGGRGNLTRTVKETLLRSGAFAFRDRRVRKREFRKLWIIRINAAVKQHGLRYSEFIHGLNKAGIQLDRKSLSEMAIHDAAGFKQVCDKVKETLAA
- the rpmI gene encoding 50S ribosomal protein L35, giving the protein MGTKIKTHKGTKKRFRLSAKGKAMHRQSGTSHLAKGLSKKRRRNLRGTTAVAECMEPTIHAALNGHSY